A window of Chitinophaga sp. MM2321 contains these coding sequences:
- the traJ gene encoding conjugative transposon protein TraJ, with amino-acid sequence MKTIKVLKSLWILTLTPIFSYGQGVADNIHSMQDVLTNLYEEMMPLCSGMIDIAQGIAGFAALFYIAARVWKQIMNAEAIDFYPLFRPFILGFCIAGFPILVMGTLNGILQPISDGTGKLVENSNQTVKMLLKQKEDVLKKSPLYQMYVGQDNEGNRDQWYRYTHNNEDPSGEDFLSGIGNDLRFTIAKATFKLQNSIKEYMSEVLRILFEAAALCINTIRTFQMIVLTILGPLVFGLSVFDGLQHTLGAWIAKYINVFLWLPVANLFSAIIGKVQENLIRMDIGQIARTGDTFFSPTDTGYLVFLLIGIVGYFTVPSVAGFVVNAGGGGAMVQKLTSLTSSAPGMAMNTGGKIGGAADTLANMKQNYEEGRSGKSSGDGVAGALGRAIGRAYMADKLKGNEMGSKKG; translated from the coding sequence ATGAAAACTATAAAAGTATTGAAATCATTGTGGATCCTCACCCTTACACCTATATTCAGTTATGGTCAGGGTGTTGCAGATAACATCCATTCTATGCAGGATGTACTGACCAATCTGTATGAGGAAATGATGCCGTTGTGCAGTGGAATGATTGACATCGCACAGGGCATCGCAGGGTTCGCAGCCCTCTTCTATATTGCTGCCAGGGTATGGAAGCAAATCATGAATGCGGAGGCCATAGATTTTTATCCCTTATTCCGTCCTTTTATTTTGGGTTTCTGCATAGCTGGGTTTCCTATATTGGTGATGGGTACTCTAAATGGAATCCTTCAACCCATTTCAGATGGTACAGGTAAGCTCGTGGAAAACTCCAACCAAACAGTAAAAATGCTGCTGAAACAAAAAGAAGACGTACTTAAAAAATCTCCACTTTATCAAATGTATGTCGGCCAGGACAATGAAGGAAACCGGGATCAGTGGTATCGCTATACACATAATAATGAGGATCCTTCAGGTGAAGATTTTTTAAGTGGTATCGGCAACGATCTGCGTTTCACCATTGCTAAAGCAACCTTTAAACTTCAAAATTCTATTAAAGAATATATGTCTGAAGTGCTGCGCATTCTTTTCGAGGCCGCGGCATTGTGCATCAACACCATCCGCACTTTTCAGATGATCGTCCTGACGATATTAGGTCCATTAGTGTTTGGTTTGTCCGTGTTTGATGGCTTGCAACATACGCTTGGTGCATGGATTGCGAAGTACATCAATGTATTCCTGTGGCTGCCGGTAGCAAACCTGTTCTCTGCAATTATCGGGAAAGTCCAGGAGAACTTAATCCGTATGGATATTGGTCAGATAGCACGTACAGGTGATACTTTTTTCAGTCCTACGGATACCGGGTATCTGGTATTTCTACTCATTGGCATTGTAGGCTATTTCACAGTTCCTTCGGTTGCAGGATTTGTGGTAAATGCAGGCGGTGGCGGTGCAATGGTCCAGAAACTGACCAGTTTAACCAGCAGTGCCCCAGGAATGGCCATGAATACAGGTGGGAAGATTGGTGGTGCAGCGGATACACTGGCCAATATGAAACAAAACTATGAGGAAGGTAGAAGCGGAAAATCATCCGGTGATGGTGTAGCCGGAGCTTTAGGAAGAGCCATTGGCAGGGCATACATGGCCGATAAGCTGAAAGGAAATGAAATGGGTTCCAAAAAAGGATAG
- a CDS encoding TerB family tellurite resistance protein: protein MKQIVVTVLVWVMIAQIPIGAKAQVNEAAQLALNIEKLAQLKSILTTLKKGFTIVSKGYGTVKSLTQGNFSLHQTFLDGLLQVSPAIKKYYKVAGIIEYQIQLVKACKSAGRRLNVPELFNSGEISYMLGVYENLGASSLKNLDELLNVMTANSLRMSDDERLAAIDKLYADMEDKLSFIRSFNGSCSLLALERSKEINQVRSTGTLYSIEK from the coding sequence ATGAAACAAATAGTAGTAACCGTATTGGTTTGGGTTATGATAGCTCAAATCCCCATCGGGGCTAAGGCCCAGGTGAATGAAGCCGCGCAGCTGGCCCTAAATATTGAAAAGCTTGCTCAGCTAAAAAGTATCTTGACAACCTTGAAAAAAGGCTTTACCATAGTCAGTAAAGGATATGGTACAGTGAAATCTCTTACTCAGGGAAATTTCAGTTTACACCAGACTTTTCTGGACGGCCTGTTACAGGTTAGTCCTGCCATTAAGAAATATTATAAAGTTGCGGGAATCATAGAATATCAGATTCAACTAGTTAAAGCCTGTAAATCGGCCGGCAGAAGATTAAATGTGCCTGAACTTTTCAATTCCGGTGAAATCAGTTACATGCTGGGCGTATATGAAAATTTAGGTGCCAGCTCTCTTAAAAATCTGGATGAACTATTGAACGTGATGACTGCCAATTCTCTGCGAATGAGTGATGATGAACGTTTGGCGGCAATAGACAAGCTCTATGCGGATATGGAGGATAAACTCAGTTTTATCCGGTCTTTTAATGGCAGTTGTTCATTGTTGGCGCTGGAGCGCAGCAAAGAGATAAATCAAGTCAGGAGTACAGGTACCCTATACAGCATAGAAAAATAG